CAACCgctcttctactttctgtctctataaatttcaCTGCTTTAAGTATCAAATGTAAGTGAAATTAGGCAGTTTTtgtgattgacttatttcacttagcatcatgtcctCAAGGTCAGTTTgggtggtgtttgtttgtttgtttctgtttttttagagaaaagcatATACTCAATGGGTAACGGCAAAAcaatgaacagacacttcatagTAGGTAATGCAAATACAAAttaatgtgaaaattattttaaaatacacactaaCAAAGCTTTTAGTTATCACTTTAACCATATTTAAGAACTGCTAATACTCAGTGAAACATAATGAAACATTAAACATAATCTGATTCACTTTAGCTGGGAATATAAATTGACCTAACCTTTTTGACGAGTAATTTGACAGTGCATATTAAGAACTTAAAATAACAGGCAGACTCTTTGGCCTATTAACTCTGCTGCTTGGAAGCTAACCTAAAAAATAAGCAGACATATATGGGCAAAGATTTATACTTAAAGGTGTTTATTACAAAGTAACTTATTATGCAGTATTATCCTAGTTGGCAACAACATGATgtttaagtaaattaaaatacatttctatccATGATTCTAAATGGGGTAGCAGAAGGGCCGTATCTGAATTTCTGGGAAGGGTATGCTTAGTTGGTAAAAGGATAATGTAAAATTGCCATTTAAGGAAGGTATAAGATTTGTATGTATATTGATTGATAAGaggatgtattttaaaatatttgatagagtataatacctattttaaattttcagtaattttaatGACTTAATAAAAGGCTCATGATAAGCAAAAAAGAGATTGAAATGTATGATTATACAACAACCTGAACTCTGAaagagaaatgcattttaaaaaagactggaTTTTAGATTCCAAATGTTAACAGCGTTTGCCTCAGGATGGTGGAATATTTTGTTACCTCTTAcccttttctatattttaagaaTTCTCTGAGATGAGCATGTTTTACTTTTGTATAATCaggggaaaatacattttaaagataatcaTTTAAAAAGGTAGATTCCAGATGTAATTAGAGATTAtatcattcttttaaagaaaattccatttaaatttcAGGGCTTTAGGATCAGACACAGGAGGATCGACCAGAAATCCAGCTGCCCACTGTGGGGTTGTTGGTTTAAAACCAAGCTACGGCCTAGTCTCTCGTCACGGTCTCATTCCCCTGGTGAATTCAATGGATGTGCCTGGAATCTTAACCAGATGCGTGGACGATGCAGCAGTTGTGTTGGGTATTTGTATGATTCCGTgcagtttttaaatattacaacTTCACTGTAAAGCAGTGTGTCTGTCACTCACAAGTATTTTTCTTCACAGGTGTGCTGGCTGGGCACGACTGCAGAGACTCTACCACAATACAAGATCCTGTTAAACCATTTATGCTTCCCAACTTGACAGACATGAGTAAACTCTGTATAGGAATTCCGAAGGTAACTCTTCCCTTTCATTACTTTACAAAAAATACTGTCAAGTCAAATACAGAGGATGGACTTGGGAAACAGACTGGTTGAGTTTgaatccctgctctgccacttttACTGGCTATGTGACCTGAGCACGTGGCCTGATCTCTCTAAGCTCAGTTTCcagtctgtaaagtggggataatagcAGTGTTGATTTCAGAGAGGGCTGAGGTTTGGATTAGATAATCACCATGGACAGGTAGCGTGTAGTGTACAGCATGGGGACTCTAGTCAGTAACACTGTGTTGCATATTTGAAAGcagctaagagaatagatcttaaaagttctcatcacaagaaaataaaaactagtgtgacagatgttaactagacttattgtggtcaTCCTTTCttaatacatacacatatcaaatcatgtacacctgaaactaatataataacaTTAATTGTATGTCAATTACAACTCAATAAAAGTAATTAGATAGTCATGTTAAGAAAGGGTCTGTAAGAGTTTTCTGTAAAGGTtcaattagtaaatattttaggcttcgtGAGCCGTGCAGTCTTTGTCATAACTACTTAACTCTGCCACTGAATTGTGAAAATAGCCGTAGACCATATGTAAATGAAAGAGtatggctgtgttctaataaaactttattttcaaaaatagccGGCAAGTCACATCTGACTGATGGGCCATAGTTTATTAATCCCTGCTGTAAAAGGCATAGTAGCCCTGAGATACATTTTGCATAGTAAAGGACCAATAAATGTTACTGGTATTACTATTATGATTAGTATTACTACTACATTTATTACAGTAGCAATTAATTCATACATGAAAGTATGTATATTAAATTACtgaccttttttttaattttaagcttGGCAATCATTTTTGGGGTAATTTTTTGTTGTGGGAGACTGTCCTATACATTGtcagatgttcagcatcactgcCTCTACCCCCACCACACCACGCCTCCCCCACACCACACCCccacaaccaaaaatgtctgcaCACGCTATCAGTGTCCCCTGGTTAAGAGGAAGAGGATATAATTGCCCTCAGTTGAGACCATTGCTTTAGAGAAATActactttctttaaaatcttcTATTAAAGTAATAGCTGTGTCTTCTTTTAAGGATTTAGAGAGAGCACAGGTTATAGAAACAGACCACAGAGCTAGTTTGGAATCCTAGATCCTCTGCTTACCTGCTACATTATATCAgtaaagttacttaacttctatattctcaatatttttcattaataaaatgaaagataatgcCTATATCATAGGATTGTTAAAAGCATTATATTAGAAAACCTTTGAAAAAGCATCTAGCAGAGAGTACTTGATATATAATGAACATTTAACAAATACAGGGCCTGGcggaagtaacgcctgcttgggtgtggttggcagAGTAATAATATGGCTGTAACAATGTATAGTTATAATATGAACATTTcaactaaaatgtcatatggcgtgcttcagtgtgatattgttatgttacagaattacatgcttatgacgttgtaaagaaaaagcggtgctatttgtgccaggccctgtataaTTTCCAAGTCTGTAATATTGTTATGCCCGGCCATACGTAGTCCGGTACTTGTCATGCCAAGAACACTGAGATTAGTTCAGTCTTCCTGACCACCTCCTAGCAGTTTAATCACATTTGCTAATGTATTGCCAAAGGTCCTGGAGTACAAATTTTTATAAGTTATCTATACAGATATTCTAATTcctgttttttaacttttcccaACAAGGAATATCTTGTACCAGAATTATCAAGTGAAGTACAATCTCTTTGGTCCAAAGCTGCTAAACTCTTTGAGTCCGAGGGGGCCAAAGTAATCGAAGTGTCCCTGCCCCACACCATGTATTCAATTGTCTGCTACCATGTGTTGTGTACGTCGGAAGTGGCGTCGAACATGGCAAGATTTGATGGGCTAGAATATGGTAAGATGgctgtgttttgggtttttaaggCAGTTGTCTCAACATTTGAAAGATTCACTtcttagtggggaaaaaaaggttaTCCGAGATAATATTAATGATTTAAAGAAGTAAATCAgtgaatattttgttattttagcaTATATTTACACTATTCATCACTGATACCTCTGTTCGGTTCACCTTTCTGGACCAAATACCTTGAAGGGACAGTAGCTTATCTTTGCATTCTCTGTCTAACATAGTGCTTAGCACGTGGTTAATGCTCAGGAAACATTGCAATGAACGAACAGACGAATGAACAAATGATGTTTCcctcttggttattttcttctctctccctgatCCCTGACTGGTGAGTCTgtcacaaggaaaataaagaattaaaggcAGTCTCCCACAATTTTAGCATTGGTCAGAAATGTGAATCTAAGTCTGCTTTTCAGCCAAACTTCTTTTTCAAGTAATGTTTATCTCCTCTTTGTTTTCAGGTCACCGATGTGACGTTAATGTGTCTACTCAAGCCATGTATGCAGCAACCAGGCGAGAAGGCTTCAATGATGTGGTGAGAGGAAGAATTCTCTCAGGAAACTTCTTCTTATTAAAAGAGTAAGATAATTAGTTTAGGAATTTTCCCCTTAAAACTCAACGGTAAAGTAGTAGTAGGTCCTATGAGTTGAGGTATTTGCTAAAGAAGCAAAATCCTATGATTTGAATTAGAAATCATAATTTAAGGTCTATTTATGGTACTTTTGGTTCCTGGTtattcagaaacaaacaaaaaataattgatGTGCTAGTTAAATGATTAATACAGACTAAGTAGGAATGCCTGAAGGACTTTGACCGCATTAAGTGTCTTCTATTACTGCCACATTGGCTTAGTGCGCTTAGAGCCTTAAGTAGGAAGTTACATTGAAAAATTTAGTAAATCTACTTAGTTTTCccttctattttatatatatatctgtttGCTCCAAGAACGAATTCTAATAGCAAACTATagttgccagggctgggggaaatggggagatgttggtcaaaggtaGGAACTTCCAGTGATAAGGTGTGTAAGTTCTGGGATCTGATGTGCAGCATGGTGACTCCAGTGAACAGTACTGTGTTGTGTACTTGAAAGATGCTGAGGGAGTAGATctcaagtgttctcaccacactcAAGCCAACCCTCGGATTCTGTGTGCTACTTTCTCCCTTCCAGTACTCTGCACCAGTAAATTGTGGCTGTGGGCCTCCCTGAACTTCGGATCTAGTTCTCTTTAACTGAGgaccccctcccctcaccctagAGTCTGTTTAGTTTCCTCCTCTCTGAGGCCTGAAAACTGCCTCCAGGCATTAGTCTGCAGTAGTCAAAGGGCTCACTTGCTTGCTTCCCTTCTCTCAGAGCTCCCTCTCCTGAATGCCTGTTGTCTAAGGCCTGAAAGTAGTGGTTTCAGTTTGTGTTGTTCTCCAGTTGTTTAATATGACAGGGTAAGTCCCATTCCTGTTACTGCATCATGGATGGAAGCAGTACTGCTTTTGAACCATAtttaaaggaggaagaaacttaatagaaaacagaagtattttgccctggctggtgtggctcagtggactgagtgctggcatgcgaagcaaagggtcgcagtttcattcccagtcagtgcacatgcctgggttgcaggccgggtctccagctgggggcacaagaggcaaccacaattgatgtttctctccctctctttctccctcccttcccctgtctctataaatcaataaataaaatattttttttaaaaagaaagaaaacagaagtatttgttcttttataaaaGGTTTGGGGAATGCTGTTAATATATTATGTAAGCCATCAACTGTTATTGTTTAAATTACAGGTGATGCCTGCATTCATCTCTATATTTAGAATCTGTGGTCAAATGATAGTAAGGGCATCTCTTATTTCTATAGCATTCTTTTAGGGTAAAAAAGATTCCACATTTTTGATTTATTATCTTTGGTCCACAGTTAAGCATGGAGTTGTGATgctcatttttacagatgaggaagctgaaggtTGAATAGATAGTACTTTTGCTAGCCTTCATTAGTAGCTTCAGGAGGATTTaaagagcattttatttttctctctctttgcatGATTGACTTATAGTAACACCTGTGTCTGGCTAATTCATTAATCATTTCAGTAAAGTATCTTTTCTTGAATTGCACATTTCCATCCTGGGCTGTGCCTGTCCGTAAAATACAGGATTGCAAAAACAGCATActttccccactttttttttcatctttttcttttaaaatctttattatatttttttccattaccatttagtccccttataccccccttcccccaggaatcaccacactcttatccatgagtcctttttcctttttgctcagtccttccacccactaacctccccccatccactagctgtcatcctgctccatATGAGTCtatccctattttccttgttagttcagtttgtttattagattccacacatgaatgaaatcatttagtagttttctttctctgactgacttgtttcacttagcataatgtgctccaagcccatccacactgtcacagagggtaaaattttcttttttatggcggagtagtattccattgtttaaatgtcccatagttattttatccactcatctcttgatggatacttgggctgcttccatatcttggcaattgtaaataacgctgcaatgaacatagggtgcttatgttcttttaaattagtgttttgggttccttcggatataatCCCAGAAATGGGATCGCTGGGttgaaaagcagttccatttttaattttttgaggtatctccacactgttttccacagtggctgcaccaatctacattcccaccaacagtgcgaaagggctcccctttctccacaccctcgccagcacttgttgtctgttgttTCCAGAGCCTCTTTCCTAGTATCTAATTCTGATGGCATGTTAGACTTTGCAAAACTTCAGAATCCTTATAATAACTAGTTATAATTATTGTGTAGATGAAATAAGACATTATAATAGAAAGAGGATTGGAATGAGCCTCCAGGGACCTGGTTCTAGTCCTTCCTCTAACCACTGCCAATCTCTGTCACCTTTGCAAAATCATTCACGTATTATACTTGGCGTTCCTCACCTGAAAAGGAGTGTTCTGGTTTAATGGTGTCCCTGGAAGTGTTAATATTTTGTGATTATGTATTCAGAATCACATCAAGTAGTGCGTTCCGATTGATTAAATTCCAGATCTATAAATTTTGAATAACATTGCAGTTGAACAAAAGTCATTTTTATGTGTCATTAGGTATCTACGTGGTGCCTGCTCAGGAAGACTGAGAACCCAGTGATTTTTAACAAGCCTTATGTACGAGAATCGttcaagtaaataataaaaagccCTTAAAATAGCATCTGGTTTTTttccacagaaactatgagaATTATTTCGTCAAAGCACAGAAAGTGAGACGACTCATTGCTAATGATTTTGTGAGTGTTTTTAACTCTGGCGTGGATGTCTTGCTCACTCCCACCACCTTGAGCGAGGCAGTGCCGTACGAGGAGTTCATCAAAGAGGACAACAGAACCCGAAGTGCCCAGGATGACATTTTTACACAGGCTGTGAACATGGCAGGTGAGGATTCCTCAAGACCATTCTGGTTTTCTTTACATTCTTAGGTAGGCACCCTGGTCTTCAACTTAGGTTCTAGCTAGATTGTTTCCTAAAGGCCATTGCTGGTCCTTCTGGAATGCTTAGAAAAGTGTGTGCGCATGTGTCAGTGTGTGTGGTATGCACGTGCCCACGTGCTTGtattcaccacacacacacattcagaatCAGTCCACTTAGCAGCatattctttaacttttatttaaaagtttttcaagcCTACAGAAAACTTGAGAAGTAGTGTAATGAATACCCATATGCCCTTTGCCTGGATTCATCCCTTTGAACATTTTGCCtcatttgctttttccttcctttccctctcttcatctttctcaccacacacacatgtgcgcacatgtgggcacacatacatacatgtatggcCACGCATatgcacacccacactcacatTGTTTTAGCTGATCATTTGAAAGTTTCAACATTATGACACTTCACCTTTATCATGAatcttttaagaataaatacactcTCCTATTTAATGATGATTCCACAATCACACTtaagaaactaatataaataCAGTAATTTGCCAAGTATAGTCCACATTTAAATGTtcccatttttaatgtaaataattaaattttctgaattaatttaaattatcaaTTGTACCAAAAACGTCTTTTATAAGTTGTTTTTCCcctgatatatatttttgtttatgatGTCTTTTTAAATCCCCCcagttctctctgtttttttagAACCACGTCAGACTGTATTATAACTTGTATTCCAATCATCAGACATAATGTAGACCACTCAAGAGGAAATGGAAGGGCTATTGTACTCACCCTACTTTTGCGTACTGTGTTTATTTCTCCCTGACGTATCAGGGTTCTTTGTTTTATCATATCCTTTCTGTTCAGAGGAATTCCCTTAGCCACTCCTTCATGGTAGGTCTGCTGGCAACTAATTCTCTTGGcttgcttttgtttcatttttaaagattgtttttacTATATACAGGATTCtgttttgatatttcttttctttagatttaaaaattgttgtgCTACTTTCTTCTGGCCTGCTTAGTTTCTGATAAgaaacccccccacacacaccttttaaattttttgttttagtgaCATTGACTTTCTTGAAGAGTTTAGTTCAGTTGTCCTGTAGGATGTCCCACCCATAATCTGGATTGTCAGATTGCTCCTTGTGATTGGGTTGAGTTAAACATGTTTGACAGAAATACTACATGCCTTCATATCAGGAAACAGTAATGCTAATTTGTTCCACTTTTGGAAACTAAGTTGAACCCTTGGTTAGGAAGTAACTGTAGATGTTTTCCTTGTAAAGttacagtttttccttttatcagTTATAAGCTTTTGGTGAGGTGATACTTTGTTCCCCAATAAACTTGAACCCAGTTTTAGCATCCGTTGATGCTTCTTGCCTGAATTATTACCTAGATAATTACAATATGCTGCTTTTTCTGATTGTATCATTCCTTCTATACATATTAGTTAGCAGTCTTCTCTAAACAATAGCTTTCCTTTTTTGAATTCAATGCACTATAAGCAACTGCTGTCATTCTTGTTTTTGGTGACCAAATCGTCCCAGATTTAGTGAACAGCAGCCCCTGCAGATTGCATGTGTCCTTTAGACCTGTCccattaatttttgaaaacttccTTATTTTATGGCATAATAATATATCCCAAGATTTTATACGTTTTCTGCCCCAAACCAGGAATTAAAACTACCGTGAGTTACTATTTCTATCTAACAAATTGGAGAAATTCATAAGCTCAACAATATACTCTATTGAcaaggctgtaaaaaagaaaaaacaactcatTTTACTGATGGGAGTTCAAAATGGTACAACTATTTTGGAGGGGAATTTGGCATTAtctaattacatatttatttatcctttgatGAAGCAATCCTCCTTGTCTGAGAAACTTTCAACAATACCAAAAAACAAGGTGATTCTCTAGGGCATAGTGcaaaatagccaagtactgaaaacagcctaaatgcccaacCATAGAAGAATGATTGAATGAATTATGGTAAACccacataatgaaatattatgcagctctaaaaaggaatgaagacatTCCTGATGAGTTATTTTCAACATACACTGTTAACAAAGGAAGGTACAAATGCATGTGTAtcatataatttttgttgttttttaaaccttATTCTGTCGTGGACCTACTAGCACTGGAAAGTGGCAGGGGTCTCAGCTTCTTAGGATGGAGAAGCAATCAACTAATGGGTTCCTTTCCTTTACTCAGGATTGCCAGCAGTGAGTGTCCCTGTGGCCCTCTCAAACCAAGGGTTGCCAATAGGACTACAGTTTATTGGACGTGCATTTTGTGACCAGCAGCTTCTTACAGTTGCCAAATGGTTTGAAAAACAAGTACAATTTCCTGTTATTCAACTTCAAGAAATAATGGATGATTGTTCATcaatctttgaaaatgaaaagttagCTTCTGTTTCTCTAAAACAGTCGTGATAAATATagcatgcaaattaaaatgacttaaagattttatattacttatttatattattttctatatcacTAGAAAAGTCAAGTGATCTTGCTAAGTTCTTCTCACTTGGATCATTGTCAACATAATCATTCCTTGGAATCACTTTTCAAAATTCTTGTGATATAGTTAATTATAAATAACTTGCCAGCATTTATTTTGCATCTGCTAAGCACCAAGTACAGAATTTCTACTATAGCACAAgacacatgttcctgaaaactgaTGCATTTTgcaaaaatgttcattaaaaagaACAGAACTAAACAAGACAAACCCAAAGAGGCTGAAActaagacacaccataattaaaatgcaaaaggttaaagacagtgaatcttaaaagcagcaagagaaaagttacctacaatggagccttcataagactgtcagctgatttctcaaaagaaactttgcaggctaaaagggactggcaagaaatattcaaagtggtgaaaatcaaggacctacaaccaagattactctacccagcacagctatcatttagaatcaaagggcaggtaaagagcttcccagacaagaagaagctaaaggagttcaccaccaaaccagtattatatgaaatgttcg
The Desmodus rotundus isolate HL8 chromosome 11, HLdesRot8A.1, whole genome shotgun sequence genome window above contains:
- the QRSL1 gene encoding glutamyl-tRNA(Gln) amidotransferase subunit A, mitochondrial isoform X2; this translates as MLGRTLREVSAALKQGQITPTELCQKCLALIKKTKFLNAYITVSEEVALKQAEESEKRYKKGHSLGELDGIPVAVKDNFSTSGIETTCASNMLKGYIPPYNATVVQKLLDQGALLMGKTNLDEFAMGSGSTDGIFGPVKNPWSYSKQYREKRKQKPHGETEDSNWLITGGSSGGSAAAVSAFTCFAALGSDTGGSTRNPAAHCGVVGLKPSYGLVSRHGLIPLVNSMDVPGILTRCVDDAAVVLGVLAGHDCRDSTTIQDPVKPFMLPNLTDMSKLCIGIPKEYLVPELSSEVQSLWSKAAKLFESEGAKVIEVSLPHTMYSIVCYHVLCTSEVASNMARFDGLEYGHRCDVNVSTQAMYAATRREGFNDVVRGRILSGNFFLLKENYENYFVKAQKVRRLIANDFVSVFNSGVDVLLTPTTLSEAVPYEEFIKEDNRTRSAQDDIFTQAVNMAGLPAVSVPVALSNQGLPIGLQFIGRAFCDQQLLTVAKWFEKQVQFPVIQLQEIMDDCSSIFENEKLASVSLKQS
- the QRSL1 gene encoding glutamyl-tRNA(Gln) amidotransferase subunit A, mitochondrial isoform X1, yielding MLGRTLREVSAALKQGQITPTELCQKCLALIKKTKFLNAYITVSEEVALKQAEESEKRYKKGHSLGELDGIPVAVKDNFSTSGIETTCASNMLKGYIPPYNATVVQKLLDQGALLMGKTNLDEFAMGSGSTDGIFGPVKNPWSYSKQYREKRKQKPHGETEDSNWLITGGSSGGSAAAVSAFTCFAQRGRERETEREREKHQLVASHARHDQVLNPQLRALGSDTGGSTRNPAAHCGVVGLKPSYGLVSRHGLIPLVNSMDVPGILTRCVDDAAVVLGVLAGHDCRDSTTIQDPVKPFMLPNLTDMSKLCIGIPKEYLVPELSSEVQSLWSKAAKLFESEGAKVIEVSLPHTMYSIVCYHVLCTSEVASNMARFDGLEYGHRCDVNVSTQAMYAATRREGFNDVVRGRILSGNFFLLKENYENYFVKAQKVRRLIANDFVSVFNSGVDVLLTPTTLSEAVPYEEFIKEDNRTRSAQDDIFTQAVNMAGLPAVSVPVALSNQGLPIGLQFIGRAFCDQQLLTVAKWFEKQVQFPVIQLQEIMDDCSSIFENEKLASVSLKQS